Proteins encoded together in one Miscanthus floridulus cultivar M001 chromosome 16, ASM1932011v1, whole genome shotgun sequence window:
- the LOC136513676 gene encoding uncharacterized protein, with translation MARDGGGGSPGAERRRVALRALLASGGQAEAESARAPGKGLLRGLRCTSAAASQAIAPETPRPPADWRGLGCASAAAQAHAPVGAPRRSEEWRGRRRRNGRERRKARGGSGVVSGSAGTGAVVGVGGDVWCTPGIPFAAEATSVDCVVAPHQTVGARRRAEADRPRRERPGAPPARRVTMREHMSSSPLSSPPHHDMPFVDADRAPSGRIRHMSARRHSQARVEEEMMFRTRILLGRMGIYDQYQDWRLDVDNMTYEELLDLEDRIGYVSTGLREDEIIQSLRMVKYSAFNPKHFCTEMDRRCSICQEEFEANEETGKLSCGHSYHVHCIKQWLSRKNACPVCKTTVSKT, from the exons ATGGCCCGCGACGGCGGCGGAGGGTCACCGGGGGCGGAGCGGCGGCGGGTGGCGCTGCGTGCGCTCCTCGCGTCGGGTGGTCAAGCGGAGGCGGAGTCCGCGAGGGCGCCGGGCAAGGGCCTGCTGCGCGGCCTCCGGTGCACGTCCGCGGCCGCGTCGCAGGCTATCGCGCCGGAGACCCCGCGGCCTCCAGCGGACTGGCGCGGGCTCGGGTGCGCGTCTGCGGCGGCCCAGGCTCACGCGCCGGTGGGCGCGCCCCGGCGTTCCGAGGAGTGGCGCGGGAGGCGGCGGAGGAACGGGCGGGAGAGGCGGAAGGCGAGGGGCGGCAGCGGCGTCGTCAGTGGCAGTGCCGGTACCGGTGCCGTGGTGGGCGTCGGCGGGGACGTGTGGTGCACGCCGGGGATACCGTTCGCCGCCGAGGCCACCTCGGTGGACTGCGTGGTGGCGCCGCACCAGACGGTGGGCGCGCGCCGCCGCGCCGAGGCCGACAGGCCGCGCAGAGAG AGGCCTGGCGCGCCTCCGGCCAGGAGGGTCACCATGCGGGAGCACATGTCCTCGTCTCCTCTGAGTTCACCGCCACACCATGACATGCCGTTCGTTGATGCCGACCGTGCACCTTCTGGACGCATCCGACATATGAGTGCCCGCCGGCACTCCCAAGCACGGGTTGAGGAAGAG ATGATGTTCCGAACAAGGATATTATTGGGAAGAATGGGTATTTATGATCAGTATCAGGATTGGCGCCTAGATGTTGACAACATGACATATGAG GAATTGCTCGATCTTGAGGACCGGATTGGATATGTAAGTACAGGGCTTCGTGAAGACGAGATCATTCAAAGCCTTAGGATGGTCAAGTACTCCGCCTTCAACCCCAAGCATTTTTGTACAGAAATGGATAGGAGATGTAGCATCTGTCAA GAAGAGTTTGAAGCAAACGAGGAAACTGGGAAGCTGAGCTGTGGCCACAGCTATCATGTGCATTGCATAAAGCAGTGGCTTTCTCGGAAGAACGCTTGCCCGGTTTGCAAGACCACTGTCTCAAAGACCTGA
- the LOC136513677 gene encoding protein PLASTID MOVEMENT IMPAIRED 15-like, whose protein sequence is MEQNSGEIRSGEAMSIFGQSIDVRRPGRSRRTRRATHKKFSPANDSPARPSLERLNQRRAVTERERGRAESELSRTTGMAQELERQIEQANATARSSHRSELQRTHASGSASSRRKKLGLVVDAEAPGAHQPRDQSNTLLVEVMQELNRVKRELWELQREVKAARETKAEGDGDAETPTPRGMSPGSRMLDGVEREAGEENEEERGRGTAELAVAGGFREGVQAKRALADVLRRDRSLGASDPDDRFATASSSDVGLESADTAVVPATEQTGHAESALTIVQHGEHEHDDRSSPQAAESELTSARVELESIKEEGARFTGTVERTRMETARVTEEIDRLAEQEVRASAQVQQLNARLLRARTRLDAATAADERAEAVLAELSAALRQLGEETEAAEKERALTELENQCVREDADTVGAEIAAVEQRVRESVKELEAARASEAVATAKLTAAVEAATLARAAVMSQQTSGNVTISRFEYEYLIGRPEVVRIVAEKKVAAAEAWAETLRAGEKEIAMRMEMIEKEMAQARALEADATDSPSGEEPEPRVGLQRAQTRRPALREGVGSETSKTTGTPSPSVVVRKQRPPSFSIKSRKTRTVVSKYLKVVTGKCGG, encoded by the exons ATGGAGCAGAACTCTGGAGAGATCAGATCAGGAGAGGCCATGAGCATCTTTGGCCAGAGCATCGACGTGAGGAGGCCGGGGAGGAGCAGGAGAACGAGAAGAGCCACCCACAAG AAATTCTCACCTGCCAACGACTCACCGGCGAGACCCAGCCTGGAGAGGCTGAACCAGCGCAGGGCCGTCACGGAGAGAGAGCGCGGCCGCGCCGAGTCCGAGCTGTCGAGGACAACTGGCATGGCGCAGGAACTGGAGCGGCAGATCGAGCAGGCCAACGCCACGGCGAGGTCTTCTCACAGGTCGGAGCTCCAAAGAACACATGCCAGCGGCAGCGCTAGCAGCAGGAGGAAGAAGCTGGGGCTGGTGGTGGACGCCGAGGCACCGGGCGCCCATCAGCCTCGGGATCAGAGCAACACGCTGCTCGTCGAGGTGATGCAGGAGCTGAACCGCGTCAAGAGGGAGCTCTGGGAGCTGCAGCGCGAGGTGAAGGCCGCGAGGGAGACCAAGGCCGAGGGAGACGGAGACGCGGAGACGCCGACGCCCAGAGGGATGAGCCCCGGTTCGCGTATGCTCGATGGCGTTGAGCGAGAGGCCGGCGAGGAAAACGAGGAGGAGCGTGGCCGTGGCACAgcggagctcgccgtggccggCGGATTCCGCGAGGGCGTGCAGGCCAAGAGGGCGCTTGCCGACGTGCTGCGGAGAGACAGGAGCCTCGGAGCGAGCGACCCTGACGACAGGTTCGCCACGGCGAGCAGTTCTGACGTGGGACTCGAGTCCGCGGACACGGCGGTGGTGCCCGCGACGGAGCAGACGGGCCACGCCGAGTCCGCACTGACGATTGTGCAACACGGTGAGCACGAACACGACGACCGCTCGTCACCGCAGGCTGCGGAGTCCGAGCTGACCTCGGCGAGGGTAGAGCTGGAGTCCATCAAGGAAGAGGGAGCCCGGTTCACCGGCACCGTGGAACGCACGCGCATGGAGACGGCGCGTGTCACCGAGGAAATCGACCGGCTCGCCGAGCAGGAGGTGAGGGCCAGCgcgcaggtgcagcagctgaacGCCAGGCTTCTCAGGGCCAGGACCCGGCTGGACGCCGCCACGGCCGCTGACGAGAGGGCCGAGGCGGTGCTCGCCGAGCTGTCGGCCGCGCTGCGGCAGCTGGGCGAGGAGACCGAGGCAGCGGAGAAGGAGAGGGCGCTGACGGAGCTGGAGAACCAGTGCGTCAGAGAGGACGCGGACACCGTCGGCGCCGAGATCGCGGCGGTCGAGCAGAGGGTCAGGGAGTCGGTCAAGGAGCTCGAGGCGGCGAGGGCGTCGGAGGCCGTGGCGACGGCGAAGCTCACGGCCGCCGTCGAGGCCGCAACGCTGGCCAGGGCGGCGGTCATGTCGCAGCAGACGTCCGGGAACGTGACGATCTCCAGGTTCGAGTACGAGTACCTGATCGGCCGCCCCGAGGTCGTCCGGATCGTCGCCGAGAAGAAGGTGGCCGCGGCGGAGGCGTGGGCGGAGACGCTGCGCGCCGGCGAGAAGGAGATAGCGATGCGGATGGAGATGATCGAGAAGGAGATGGCACAAGCGAGGGCCTTGGAAGCGGATGCCACGGACAGCCCGAGTGGAGAGGAGCCTGAACCGCGGGTTGGCTTGCAGCGCGCGCAGACGAGGAGGCCGGCGCTGAGGGAGGGCGTGGGGTCGGAGACGTCGAAGACGACGGGGACACCGTCGCCGTCGGTGGTAGTGCGGAAGCAAAGGCCGCCGTCGTTCAGCATCAAGAGCAGGAAGACGAGGACAGTGGTGTCCAAGTACCTGAAGGTCGTCACCGGGAAATGTGGTGGATGA